TACATTGCCTCTTCAAAGGTTTTTACTGCACACAAAAGATGTTCTGGAGATGGCGATACGTTCACCTCATCACCAACCCGTGCATCCATTACAACCTGCAGATTACCATTACATAACAGGTGAAGCCCGTATTTATTCCCTGAATATCCGAATATGACAGGTATGCCGAGCCTTGCAGCACCAACTGCTGTTGCAAATGCCTTTTGTGTAAATGCACCCCAGAGGATAATAACAGCACCCACCCTGTTTATTATGTAATCTGCAATCTCCTCATAGTTTCCGCTTATACCCCTGTGGGACATTATACTTGCAATCTTTATACATGCACCGATGAGATGAGATGCAGAAACGCATGAACCAAGATTTATAATATTTCCACTGTCAAATACATCGGATGTTTCTTTAAATGTATCACCCTTTGCTATATCAATTGAGGAGCATCCCCCTGTTGAAACAATGTAGCCTCTTTTAAGAAATTCCTCTGCCATACTGTGAAGCATATTCATTTCTTGACCCTTGACCGCAAAAAGCATGCTTTTTGCCCCCTGACCCTTTGTTTCTTCCTCCGGACAACCGAATATCCCGATAATACCTGGTATCTCACCCATTATAATAGATGGTGCAATGGTGCGGATTTCACTGTCCCTAACAGGACCCCTACCGATTCTTAAAAGACCGTGGGTGGGGACTGTAAAATAGTAAGTAGTCTTTTTTCTGACTCCTGACTCCTGACTCCTGACTCCTAAACCTAACGTCGTCTCTGCTGCCCTCTTTTTGTCCCTTATAAACCCGCAGCGGTCTTTGAGCAGGATATTTACCATGCCATCAATATCAAGACTTGAAATATTAGGGGTACCCATAACAGTTTCATCAGCAGTCGTTATGACAACACTCCCGGCACTTAATGCCTCATTAACAATGTCAGCCTTTATGCACTGGGTATCAAGGATAACCACATCCGCAATCCCTGTCCTTACAACCTCTGCTTGCATTGACTGGTTGCCTATAATCTTAAAATCATGGCTGTGTCCATGTCGGGAACTATCTATTGCACTGCAGCACAGACCGCATATTTCAAACCTGTCTTCCATGCGTTTATCCTTTAAAAGATGCGCTATGTCATGACTTATAACTGAATTATGCCCTATAATCAGAACCACAAACTTATTTATATCTATAGTCTCCATGCCAAAATTTATTAGTCCTGTTGACCTGCCTTTAGGCATATTAAATGCGCTTATCTGGACAATATCTGCTACTTCCATTGCAATGTTGTCAAGCATGCCTGCATGCATGGTCTTGCTTGCAAAATCAGTTTCATCTGATTCTGAACCAAAACTCACACTAGAGAGAAGATGCACCAGTTGTCTTTCAATATAAGTGATAATACAATCCATATCAGCAAAGGTATCAGGCACGTTTCCGGTAATCAAAGTTGTTATCGGCATCTTTATTATTACTTCTTTACCTATATCAATCTTTGTATCTCTGCCAAGCCTTTCTATAAGGTCATTTAAGAGCCTCCTTGCATTAGATGTATGTCCTGATGCCCCTATAATACAGTCTAGCAAAGCATACCTTGCCCTGAAGCCATCTTCTGTGATGCCGCATATTCCGACATTTTTTTCTGATGGTTTACACGGCCCGAGACCGCAAAGAGAGCAATTTTTTATAGGTTTTTTGAAAACAGGTTTGTATCTCTTGAGCAGAGTCAAATCCCAGATTTTTAAATCCGTTATTTCAGGAAATGGTGTCATTATAAACCATGTGTCAGGGGTTCCGTGATGCAGGGTAAGCCCTGAACCGCAATAGATTTAATATTATAGATATGTCAGCCACCCTTGATATTTTTTATCCCTTCCCTTTACTGCGTCAAAGAATATCTTGTGGATGGTCTTTGTGATTTGTCCGGGTTTTCCTTCTCCAATCTGCCTGTTATCAACCTCTCTTATCGGTGTGATTTCTGCTGCTGTGCCTGTGAAGAATGCCTCGTCTGCTGTATATAGTTCATCCCTTGTAAACCTGCCCTCAACAACAGTAATTCCGTTATCCCTTGCAATCTGCATAACAGAGTTTCTTGTAATGCCGTTTAATACAGATGTAAGGGACGTTGTCTTTAAGATACCGTTCTTTACTATGAAGATATTCTCGCCGCTGCCTTCTGAAACATATCCGTCTGTGTCAAGAAGCAGCGCCTCGTCATAGCCCATTGCAACAACCTCTCTCTTTGCCATAATGGAATTTACATAGTTTCCTGTGATTTTTGCCTTTGTCATCATGTTGTTCACATGGAATCTTATAAAAGAGGACACCTTTACCCTGATGCCTTTTTTAATGCCGTCATCTCCAAGATATGCGCCCCAATGCCATGCGGCGATTGAGACCTTTACAGGATTTTCCTTTGGAAAAATGCCCATGCTGCCGTAACTCAAATACGCAATCGGTCTTATGTAGCATTCCTTTAAATCGTTTGCCTTCAAAAGTTCTATAGTTGCGTTATTTATGTCATCTCTGGAAAATGGCATCTCCATCTGTGCAATGTGTGCTGAATCAAAGAGCCTGTTTGTATG
The DNA window shown above is from Deltaproteobacteria bacterium and carries:
- a CDS encoding branched-chain amino acid transaminase, encoding MVEKAKKIWMDGKLVNWDDANVHILTHSLHYGMAVFEGIRCYKCDDGRSAIFRLKEHTNRLFDSAHIAQMEMPFSRDDINNATIELLKANDLKECYIRPIAYLSYGSMGIFPKENPVKVSIAAWHWGAYLGDDGIKKGIRVKVSSFIRFHVNNMMTKAKITGNYVNSIMAKREVVAMGYDEALLLDTDGYVSEGSGENIFIVKNGILKTTSLTSVLNGITRNSVMQIARDNGITVVEGRFTRDELYTADEAFFTGTAAEITPIREVDNRQIGEGKPGQITKTIHKIFFDAVKGRDKKYQGWLTYL